In Gambusia affinis linkage group LG06, SWU_Gaff_1.0, whole genome shotgun sequence, one DNA window encodes the following:
- the LOC122832080 gene encoding uncharacterized protein LOC122832080 gives MPLLQMNLRLPEVITLVSFKPGALGVCVYNMCNKIYTFSDKKADFSNCDAFHATNHASIGCSKRWKSDHSYTRVNLLKVRKFDIDSKTRGRQNFTFCSTIVPGNRGTRTMADWYFLHTFASLPRNWGELCALVPLSSPVTFLQKAQDAHSHGHYRTRRDVMPKVQRWGGLTTSSGVPWKFKIWGGGEKFMQSLFPWVGVAEVRDYVEINRYALLRLINNTYQLANGTTKELTALRNMVLQNRVVLDFLTASQGCVCKIIGSACCTFIPDETGTGGTIHDALHELEELKDYVNSATQGSQPFDFVSWLTSGPWW, from the coding sequence ATGCCCCTGCTACAGATGAACCTCCGACTACCAGAAGTAATCACTTTGGTTAGTTTTAAGCCAGGAGCCCTTGGTGTCTGTGTGTATAACATGTGTAACAAAATCTATACCTTCTCTGACAAGAAGGCAGACTTTTCCAACTGTGACGCCTTCCACGCGACAAACCACGCCAGCATTGGCTGTTCCAAAAGATGGAAGTCTGACCATAGTTATACCAGAGTTAACCTTCTCAAGGTGAGGAAATTCGATATCGACAGCAAGACCAGAGGACGTCAAAACTTCACTTTCTGCAGCACCATCGTTCCAGGGAACAGAGGAACCAGGACAATGGCAGACTGGTACTTTCTGCATACTTTTGCTTCTCTTCCCAGGAACTGGGGAGAACTGTGCGCCTTGGTTCCTCTCTCCAGCCCAGTGACCTTCCTGCAAAAGGCTCAGGACGCTCACAGCCATGGACACTACCGCACTAGAAGAGACGTCATGCCGAAAGTCCAAAGATGGGGAGGCCTTACTACAAGCTCTGGAGTTCCTTGGAAATTCAAGATCTGGGGTGGCGGAGAAAAGTTCATGCAGAGCCTATTCCCATGGGTGGGAGTAGCTGAAGTTCGCGATTACGTTGAGATCAACAGGTACGCCTTGCTGCGCCTCATCAACAACACATACCAGCTAGCTAACGGCACCACAAAAGAGCTGACTGCGTTGAGAAACATGGTTCTGCAAAACCGTGTTGTGTTAGACTTTCTCACAGCCTCTCAAGGATGTGTCTGCAAGATTATAGGATCAGCATGCTGCACATTCATCCCTGATGAAACAGGAACTGGAGGAACTATTCATGATGCCCTGCATGAATTGGAAGAGCTTAAAGACTATGTGAACAGTGCAACTCAGGGGTCACAACCCTTTGACTTTGTTTCTTGGCTCACCTCTGGACCATGGTGGTAG